A genomic window from Cricetulus griseus strain 17A/GY chromosome 4, alternate assembly CriGri-PICRH-1.0, whole genome shotgun sequence includes:
- the LOC100766954 gene encoding olfactory receptor 187-like translates to METKNVTLLTQFVLTGLTHPPQWRIPLFLLFLVIYLITMLGNIGLITLICNDPGLHIPMYLFLGSLAFVDTWLSSTVTPKMLLDFFDRSKMISLSECMLQFFSFVVSATTECFLLAAMAYDRYIAICKPLLYPVIMTNKLCTCLLTLSFVGGFIHALIHESFLLRLTFCNSNVIYHFYCDVMPLLKISCTDPSLNYLMLFIFSGSIQVFTITTILVSYTLVLLSILKQKSIKGIKKAFSTCGAHLLSVSLYYGPLLFMYVRPASPQVDDDDMMDSVFYTVIIPVLNPIIYSLRNKQVKKSLQKFLKRNA, encoded by the coding sequence ATGGAAACAAAGAACGTAACTCTGCTTACACAATTTGTACTCACAGGACTCACTCATCCGCCACAATGGAGAatccccctgttcctgctgttCTTGGTGATCTATCTCATCACCATGTTGGGAAATATTGGTCTTATTACTCTTATCTGTAATGACCCTGGCCTTCACATCCCCATGTACCTATTTCTAGGGAGTTTAGCATTTGTGGATACTTGGTTATCATCCACAGTGACACCAAAGATGCTATTAGACttttttgacaggagtaagatgatctCTCTTTCAGAATGCATGCTacagtttttttcatttgtagtAAGTGCAACCACAGAATGTTTTCTCTTGGCAGCAATGGCCTATGACCGATACATAGCCATATGCAAACCTTTACTCTATCCAGTGATTATGACGAATAAACTCTGTACATGTCTGTTAACATTGTCATTTGTAGGTGGATTTATTCATGCTTTAATTCATGAAAGCTTTTTATTAAGACTAACATTCTGCAACTCTAATGTAATATATCATTTTTACTGTGACGTTATGCCACTGTTAAAGATTTCCTGTACTGACCCTTCTCTCAATTACctaatgctttttattttctctggctCAATTCAAGTATTCACTATTACAACTATTCTTGTCTCTTATACACTTGTTCTGCTTTCAATCTTAAAGCAGAAGTCTATCAAAGGCATTAAGAAAGCCTTCTCCACCTGCGGAGCCCACCTCTTGTCTGTGTCTTTATACTATGGTCCCCTTCTTTTCATGTATGTGCGTCCTGCATCTCCACAGGTAGATGATGATGACATGATGGACTCTGTATTTTACACTGTCATAATTCCTGTACTGAATCCAATTATCTACAGTTTGAGAAATAAGCAAGTAAAAAAGTCACTGCAAAAATTCTTAAAGAGAAATGCTTAG